The Muricauda sp. SCSIO 65647 genome includes a region encoding these proteins:
- a CDS encoding DUF1501 domain-containing protein has translation MCDTHHNHDIEPHKGLEHEGHDLEHKNWSRRSFIQALGIAGSGSMMLGGNLLSASAPSPLMASIADAETDNILVLIRLNGGNDGLSTVIPIQQYDTYANARPNIYIPESKILKLTDDFGVPTYMNSLEPLWGDGQFKAVHGVGYENQSLSHFTGSDIYANTDLTTSGFQGLDTGWMGRHFEDCYPDYLINPPDAPAAIQIGSISNLVFQGEETNYAFVTNNIDQLEEIAQTGFFYDLDHSLFDTCMYGDQLRFLRGVANTTYEYAGKIHEAYMRGQNQVEYQENGFARQLALLARLIKGNLGTKVYMISMGGFDTHGNQPLAHERLMSNLSIAVNNFYEDLGFTEQDGQVLSMTFSEFGRRIFENGSNGTDHGKAAPTLFFGSGLNGSAFVGDHPSLDAPNGRGNLEYTMDFRDLYATVLAEWLCVPIAKVEQHLLDHPYNPVNLGFNCSGVEFPDIAYDNDPPTLPDTPPGEGTDPDPELANEVIHRPYYPTERNPHIYLEMPFAAHVDIQLFNILGQNVGTVFNEMMLEGSAEINIRERMRGSLSTGKYIYRIQVADQKMSKSVMIM, from the coding sequence ATGTGCGATACACACCACAATCACGATATAGAACCACACAAAGGCCTCGAGCACGAAGGCCACGATCTCGAACACAAGAACTGGAGCCGCCGTTCGTTTATTCAGGCGTTGGGCATTGCAGGCTCTGGATCTATGATGTTGGGCGGCAACCTACTTTCTGCTTCGGCGCCTTCTCCGTTGATGGCTTCGATTGCCGATGCCGAAACCGATAACATCTTGGTATTGATCCGTTTGAACGGTGGCAATGACGGTCTCAGCACGGTCATACCGATTCAACAATATGATACCTATGCCAATGCAAGGCCAAATATTTACATACCTGAAAGTAAGATTCTGAAGTTGACCGATGATTTCGGGGTTCCTACCTACATGAATTCATTGGAGCCCTTGTGGGGTGATGGTCAGTTCAAGGCGGTGCATGGTGTCGGTTATGAGAACCAAAGCCTTTCCCACTTTACGGGATCCGATATCTATGCCAATACCGATTTGACCACTTCTGGTTTTCAAGGATTGGATACCGGTTGGATGGGGCGACATTTTGAGGATTGCTATCCAGATTATTTGATCAATCCGCCCGATGCCCCGGCCGCCATCCAAATCGGAAGCATCTCAAACTTGGTCTTTCAAGGTGAAGAGACGAACTACGCTTTCGTCACCAACAATATCGATCAGTTGGAAGAAATTGCCCAAACCGGATTCTTCTATGATTTAGACCATAGCCTGTTCGATACCTGTATGTATGGCGATCAGCTGCGTTTCTTGCGCGGTGTGGCCAATACCACCTACGAATATGCCGGTAAGATACATGAAGCCTATATGCGCGGTCAAAACCAGGTAGAATACCAAGAAAACGGCTTTGCCCGTCAGTTGGCCCTATTGGCCCGCTTGATCAAAGGCAACTTGGGCACCAAGGTCTATATGATTTCAATGGGCGGTTTCGATACCCACGGCAACCAGCCTTTGGCCCATGAGCGTTTGATGTCAAATCTGTCGATTGCGGTGAACAACTTCTATGAAGACTTGGGCTTCACCGAACAAGATGGTCAGGTGTTGAGCATGACTTTCTCTGAATTTGGACGTAGGATCTTCGAAAATGGCTCGAATGGTACAGACCATGGCAAGGCAGCACCCACCCTGTTCTTCGGATCGGGTCTGAACGGTAGTGCCTTTGTGGGCGACCACCCCTCACTTGATGCCCCGAACGGTCGTGGCAACCTTGAGTACACCATGGACTTTAGAGATCTTTACGCCACCGTTTTGGCCGAATGGCTCTGTGTGCCCATCGCCAAGGTAGAGCAGCACTTGCTCGACCACCCCTATAATCCGGTGAATCTTGGCTTCAATTGCAGTGGTGTCGAATTTCCTGATATTGCCTACGATAACGACCCACCAACATTGCCCGATACGCCGCCTGGTGAAGGCACGGATCCAGACCCTGAATTGGCAAATGAAGTCATTCACAGACCGTATTATCCGACAGAAAGAAATCCACATATTTATTTGGAAATGCCTTTCGCTGCCCATGTTGACATTCAATTGTTCAACATCTTGGGCCAGAATGTCGGTACGGTATTCAATGAGATGATGCTCGAAGGCTCTGCGGAAATCAACATAAGGGAACGCATGCGCGGAAGCCTTTCTACCGGCAAGTATATCTATAGAATACAGGTTGCTGACCAGAAGATGAGCAAATCTGTCATGATTATGTAA
- the metG gene encoding methionine--tRNA ligase translates to MAHQRYTLTAALPYTNGPIHIGHLAGVYVPADIYARYLRLTGNDVLFICGSDEHGVAIPMKAKKEGVSPKEIIDKYHGIIKKSFEDFGISFDNYSRTSAQVHHKTASDFFKKLYDQGDFIEEVTEQLYDEEAQQFLADRFVTGTCPVCSYQEAYGDQCENCGSSLNATDLINPKSTITGAVPTLKKTKHWFLPLDRYEDFLKEWIIEGHKHDWKPNVYGQCKSWIDDGLKPRAVTRDLDWGIPVPVPDAQGKVLYVWFDAPIGYISSTKEWAEREGKDWEPYWKDKDTKLLHFIGKDNIVFHCIIFPSMLKAHGDFVLPENVPANEFLNLEGNKLSTSKNWAVWLHEYLEAFPDMQDVLRYTLTANAPETKDNDFTWKDFQARNNNELVAIFGNFINRVTVLTHKYHGGAVPAPNGFTDVDNDTLKALREFPERLSDSLNRYRFREASQELMNLARLGNKYLADEEPWKLIKTDEERVKTVMYVALQIATGLAVLSEPFLPFTSQKLNTILNIKSGTSSALGTGPVKTSWNEISTKETLLPPGHQINKSELLFRKIEDKEIEAQLAKLEATKKINAATGQKNEIMPQKDTIAYDDFAKLDMRVGTIVEAEKMPKADKLLVLKVDTGLDTRTIVSGIAESFKPEDIVGRQVTVLVNLAPRKLRGVESQGMILMAESEDGKLVFVNPDEKKISNGSCIN, encoded by the coding sequence ATGGCCCACCAACGTTATACCCTTACCGCCGCGCTGCCCTACACCAATGGCCCCATTCACATCGGCCATTTGGCAGGGGTCTATGTACCGGCCGACATTTATGCCCGATACCTACGATTGACGGGCAATGACGTGCTTTTTATCTGCGGAAGCGATGAACATGGGGTGGCCATTCCCATGAAGGCAAAAAAAGAGGGCGTCTCCCCCAAAGAGATCATCGATAAGTACCATGGTATCATCAAAAAATCATTCGAAGATTTCGGCATCTCTTTTGACAATTACTCCAGAACCTCGGCCCAGGTACATCACAAAACAGCTTCTGACTTTTTCAAGAAACTATATGATCAAGGTGATTTTATCGAAGAAGTCACCGAACAGCTGTACGATGAAGAGGCGCAACAGTTTTTGGCCGATCGTTTCGTAACGGGCACCTGTCCGGTCTGTTCTTATCAAGAGGCTTATGGGGATCAGTGTGAGAACTGCGGATCGTCATTGAACGCCACCGACCTCATCAATCCGAAATCGACCATAACGGGCGCAGTTCCGACCCTGAAGAAAACAAAGCACTGGTTCTTGCCCTTAGACAGGTATGAGGATTTTCTAAAGGAATGGATCATAGAAGGCCACAAACACGATTGGAAACCCAATGTCTATGGCCAATGCAAATCATGGATCGATGATGGGCTCAAGCCGCGAGCCGTGACCCGAGATCTCGATTGGGGCATTCCCGTTCCCGTGCCAGATGCCCAGGGCAAGGTGCTGTACGTATGGTTCGATGCCCCGATCGGTTACATCTCTTCGACCAAAGAATGGGCCGAAAGGGAAGGCAAAGACTGGGAGCCCTATTGGAAAGACAAAGACACCAAACTGCTGCACTTTATCGGTAAAGACAATATTGTCTTTCACTGCATCATCTTCCCCAGTATGTTGAAGGCCCATGGTGACTTTGTATTGCCCGAAAATGTGCCGGCCAACGAGTTTTTGAATTTAGAGGGCAACAAACTTTCGACCTCCAAAAACTGGGCAGTGTGGTTGCATGAGTACCTAGAAGCGTTTCCCGATATGCAAGATGTGCTGCGGTACACCTTGACCGCCAATGCCCCCGAGACCAAAGACAATGATTTCACCTGGAAAGATTTTCAAGCCCGAAACAACAACGAACTGGTTGCCATTTTTGGCAATTTCATCAACCGGGTAACGGTCTTGACCCATAAATACCACGGTGGTGCGGTGCCAGCACCCAATGGCTTCACCGATGTGGACAATGACACGTTGAAGGCTTTACGGGAGTTTCCTGAACGATTAAGCGATTCATTGAACAGGTACCGTTTTCGAGAGGCCAGTCAAGAACTGATGAACCTGGCCCGCTTGGGCAATAAATACCTCGCCGACGAAGAACCTTGGAAACTCATCAAAACCGATGAAGAACGGGTAAAGACCGTCATGTATGTCGCGCTACAAATCGCTACAGGCCTGGCGGTGCTTAGCGAACCCTTTTTGCCGTTCACCTCACAAAAGCTCAATACCATACTCAATATCAAATCAGGCACCTCGTCTGCGCTCGGCACAGGCCCTGTCAAGACCTCTTGGAACGAGATTTCCACAAAAGAAACCTTGCTCCCGCCTGGTCACCAGATCAACAAAAGCGAACTGCTCTTCAGAAAAATCGAGGACAAAGAAATCGAGGCCCAACTCGCCAAGTTGGAGGCCACTAAAAAAATAAATGCCGCAACTGGGCAAAAAAATGAGATTATGCCACAAAAAGATACGATTGCCTATGATGACTTTGCCAAGCTCGATATGCGGGTAGGCACCATCGTCGAGGCCGAAAAGATGCCCAAGGCCGACAAACTGTTGGTCTTGAAAGTAGATACGGGGCTTGATACCCGAACCATTGTCTCAGGCATTGCTGAAAGCTTCAAACCCGAAGATATAGTGGGCAGGCAAGTGACCGTTCTGGTCAATCTCGCCCCCCGAAAATTGCGTGGCGTTGAGAGCCAGGGCATGATTTTGATGGCCGAAAGCGAGGACGGCAAGTTGGTATTTGTGAATCCTGATGAAAAAAAGATTTCAAACGGTAGCTGTATCAATTAA
- a CDS encoding RDD family protein, with the protein MDFRINRILSMIIDHITMIIVMFPIAILVFFLLIFLVKDTIEIIFLDIHGYALLFSIYVIYFLKDNWKGKSLGKRIIGLQVVDRKTDETASSFQCFFRNLFIVLWPLEVIVTLFSPKRRIGDLFANTKIVEAEKESPKSLLGDIKNTKVNVMQVFLITLVTVPFCYLLAYIMVSINS; encoded by the coding sequence ATGGACTTCAGAATAAATAGGATACTATCGATGATTATCGATCATATTACAATGATTATTGTGATGTTTCCCATCGCCATTCTTGTTTTTTTTCTCCTCATTTTCCTTGTCAAGGATACGATTGAAATCATTTTCTTGGATATTCATGGCTATGCACTACTCTTTTCTATCTATGTAATTTATTTTTTAAAGGATAATTGGAAAGGGAAAAGCCTTGGAAAAAGAATAATAGGTCTACAAGTTGTTGATCGGAAAACCGATGAAACCGCCAGCTCGTTTCAGTGCTTTTTTAGAAACCTCTTTATTGTTCTATGGCCTTTAGAGGTTATCGTTACGCTCTTTAGTCCTAAAAGAAGAATAGGTGATTTATTTGCGAACACAAAAATTGTGGAAGCGGAAAAAGAATCTCCAAAAAGCTTATTGGGCGACATCAAAAACACCAAAGTAAACGTAATGCAGGTTTTTTTGATCACACTGGTCACCGTACCTTTTTGCTATCTTTTAGCGTATATAATGGTTTCCATTAATTCTTAG
- a CDS encoding BLUF domain-containing protein yields MFCLVYKSIASLAFRKIEIAEMLEKARDFNAKNDITGCLIYYKGEFLQYLEGNQIKVLELFDRIKSDNRHHTVELVSYGKIDTREFEDWSMAYEDFLGDNDTLQFLKLLVASYFESPDEAMEPNPTSEYFWRTAKRLLKSGELKKF; encoded by the coding sequence ATGTTCTGTTTGGTCTACAAATCGATTGCGAGTCTGGCATTTCGAAAAATCGAAATAGCGGAAATGCTTGAAAAGGCACGTGATTTTAATGCCAAGAACGATATTACGGGCTGTCTGATCTACTATAAGGGAGAGTTTTTACAATATCTCGAGGGAAATCAAATCAAGGTGCTTGAACTGTTCGATCGCATAAAGTCAGATAATCGACACCATACCGTAGAATTGGTTTCATATGGCAAGATCGATACCCGTGAGTTTGAAGACTGGAGTATGGCCTACGAAGATTTTTTGGGCGATAATGACACCCTGCAGTTCTTAAAGCTATTGGTGGCCTCTTATTTTGAATCACCTGACGAGGCCATGGAGCCCAACCCTACCTCTGAATATTTCTGGAGAACCGCAAAACGGCTGTTGAAGTCGGGCGAACTGAAGAAGTTTTAG
- a CDS encoding L-threonylcarbamoyladenylate synthase — protein MKNVITTDLERCRELLRQDQPVAIPTETVYGLAANIYSESAVKKIFEIKGRPRFNPLIVHVHGIDQMTSLTKELPRNAVKLAEQFWPGPLTLILPKQDSVSDLITAGKETVGIRMPNHELTLRLLKGLNFPLAAPSANPFTRVSPTSAQHVADYFGDAVTVLDGGPCTVGLESTIVGFEGETPVVYRKGGITIEAIEQCVGPVKLRLENEKAPEAPGMLFKHYSPRTTLVLTNDVEKALSKIDNQKVGVLSFYKDAYPGATIVKALSKTRDLEEAAQKLFDALHELDTAGLDMIIAERLPEEGLGITINDRLERAKN, from the coding sequence ATGAAAAATGTGATTACCACAGATTTGGAGCGTTGCCGAGAGCTATTGCGACAAGATCAGCCAGTGGCCATACCCACTGAAACGGTCTATGGCCTTGCGGCCAATATATATAGCGAATCTGCAGTGAAGAAAATTTTTGAGATCAAGGGCCGGCCGCGCTTCAATCCGTTGATCGTGCACGTGCATGGTATCGACCAAATGACTTCCCTGACCAAAGAACTTCCCAGAAATGCGGTAAAGCTGGCCGAGCAATTTTGGCCTGGCCCACTCACCTTGATATTGCCCAAACAAGACTCGGTAAGCGATTTGATCACGGCGGGCAAAGAAACCGTGGGCATTCGTATGCCGAACCATGAACTGACATTACGATTACTGAAGGGATTGAATTTTCCGTTGGCGGCCCCGAGCGCCAATCCGTTTACACGCGTCAGTCCCACCTCGGCACAACATGTGGCCGATTATTTTGGCGATGCCGTGACCGTTTTAGATGGTGGCCCCTGTACGGTGGGCCTCGAATCGACCATTGTGGGGTTTGAAGGCGAAACACCTGTTGTCTATAGAAAGGGGGGCATCACCATAGAGGCCATTGAACAATGTGTAGGGCCTGTCAAATTACGTTTAGAGAACGAGAAAGCACCCGAAGCTCCGGGAATGCTGTTCAAGCACTATTCACCCAGAACAACATTGGTGCTGACCAATGATGTGGAAAAAGCGTTGTCGAAAATCGATAACCAAAAAGTAGGGGTACTATCCTTTTATAAGGATGCGTACCCAGGGGCAACCATTGTCAAAGCACTTTCAAAGACCAGAGATCTAGAGGAAGCTGCCCAAAAACTGTTCGATGCCCTACATGAATTAGACACGGCTGGTTTAGATATGATCATTGCCGAGCGATTGCCTGAAGAAGGTCTGGGCATCACCATCAACGATCGGTTAGAGCGGGCTAAGAATTAA
- a CDS encoding phosphatase PAP2 family protein translates to MKIVYLALFTLLSTAICAQGPESTKQKTLWNDFTYDIGNVFGGMGHSYSRPFHWKGNDWANFGYLSGGTLLLAAIDDEFDTWADGFRDDVPGFITEYGHKYGNPNNNYMLTGGVYLVGLFTKNEKLRRTGVLLISSATAGGLLQQVSKRIIGRARPRSGDSSSTFDPLHLDRIFNYDSFPSGHAMLAFSNAYVIAKQFKNPWIKAGLYTIGSIPGFVRVIDRFHWISDVAFSTVLSIFIVESIDRYLDKKYSEKYNADTKKLSWNLTFGPNTMGFVVQF, encoded by the coding sequence ATGAAAATTGTTTATCTGGCACTTTTTACATTGCTTTCGACAGCTATTTGCGCCCAAGGGCCTGAAAGCACAAAACAGAAGACCCTGTGGAACGATTTCACCTATGACATCGGCAATGTTTTTGGCGGTATGGGGCACTCGTACAGCAGGCCCTTTCACTGGAAAGGGAACGATTGGGCAAATTTTGGGTATCTCTCTGGGGGTACCCTTCTACTGGCCGCCATCGATGATGAATTTGACACTTGGGCAGACGGCTTTCGCGATGATGTGCCTGGTTTTATTACCGAGTACGGACACAAATACGGCAACCCGAACAACAATTATATGCTTACGGGAGGTGTCTATCTGGTCGGCCTGTTCACCAAAAATGAGAAACTCAGGCGAACCGGGGTATTATTGATTTCGTCGGCTACCGCAGGGGGACTTTTACAACAGGTCAGCAAACGAATCATCGGCCGGGCCAGACCCAGAAGTGGAGATTCTTCGAGCACCTTTGATCCCCTACATCTTGACAGGATCTTCAATTACGACTCCTTTCCCTCGGGGCATGCCATGTTGGCCTTCAGCAACGCCTATGTCATCGCCAAGCAATTTAAGAATCCGTGGATAAAGGCCGGATTGTACACTATTGGCTCGATTCCCGGTTTTGTAAGGGTCATCGACCGTTTTCACTGGATCTCTGATGTGGCCTTTAGCACGGTCTTGAGTATTTTCATCGTGGAGTCCATCGACCGGTACCTTGACAAAAAATACAGTGAAAAATACAATGCCGACACAAAAAAGCTGAGCTGGAACCTCACTTTTGGTCCAAATACCATGGGGTTTGTCGTTCAATTTTGA
- a CDS encoding single-stranded DNA-binding protein, which produces MNALKNKVQLIGNLGQDPEIVTLENGSKLAKFSIATSEYYKNAKGEKVEETQWHNIVAWGKTAEIVENYLTKGKQVALEGKLTHRSYENKDGEKRYITEVRCNELLLLGK; this is translated from the coding sequence ATGAACGCACTTAAAAACAAAGTACAGTTGATTGGTAACTTAGGGCAAGACCCAGAAATCGTAACCTTGGAAAACGGCAGCAAGCTCGCCAAGTTTTCCATCGCCACCAGTGAATATTATAAAAACGCCAAAGGCGAAAAGGTAGAGGAGACCCAATGGCACAATATCGTGGCCTGGGGCAAAACGGCAGAGATCGTTGAAAATTACCTGACCAAGGGCAAGCAAGTGGCCCTAGAGGGTAAACTGACCCATCGCTCTTATGAGAACAAAGACGGTGAAAAACGGTATATCACCGAGGTACGCTGCAATGAATTGCTGCTATTGGGCAAGTAA
- a CDS encoding histone deacetylase, translating to MLKIAHHPIYCHPLPEKHRFPMIKYELLPEQLLHEGTCIGDNFYRPTLPDDDDILAAHDSGYYQNLVNLALKPSEVRKIGFPLSDALVQRERIIADGTIRGSTFALRHGIAMNIAGGTHHAYSNRGEAFCMLNDQAIGARYLLRTGLAKKILIVDLDVHQGNGTAEIFQDDSAVFTFSMHGRGNYPFKKESSDLDIPLEKGTDDKTYLSILKETLPKLIDRTAPDFIFYLCGVDVLATDKLGTLGMSLEGCAARDQFVLKICKMNGIPVQCSMGGGYSQDIRTIVEAHANTFRSAQEIYF from the coding sequence TTGCTGAAGATTGCCCATCACCCCATTTATTGCCACCCATTGCCCGAGAAACATCGATTTCCGATGATAAAATATGAGTTGTTGCCCGAACAACTGCTTCATGAGGGCACTTGTATCGGCGATAATTTCTATCGCCCAACATTACCGGATGATGACGATATTCTTGCAGCACACGATAGTGGGTACTACCAAAATCTGGTCAATTTAGCTCTCAAGCCCAGTGAGGTGCGAAAAATCGGTTTTCCGCTTTCTGATGCATTGGTACAGCGTGAGCGCATTATCGCTGATGGCACCATCAGAGGAAGTACGTTTGCCCTACGGCATGGTATCGCCATGAATATTGCTGGGGGCACGCACCATGCCTACAGCAATCGGGGCGAGGCCTTTTGTATGCTCAATGATCAGGCCATCGGGGCCAGGTATTTGCTGCGAACAGGCTTGGCCAAGAAAATATTGATCGTTGATCTAGATGTTCACCAAGGCAACGGCACCGCTGAGATTTTTCAGGATGATTCTGCCGTGTTTACTTTTTCAATGCATGGTCGGGGCAATTATCCCTTTAAAAAAGAATCGTCCGACCTGGACATACCCTTGGAAAAAGGCACTGATGACAAAACCTATCTTTCCATTCTAAAAGAAACGCTTCCTAAATTGATCGATCGTACAGCACCTGATTTTATCTTCTATCTCTGTGGCGTCGATGTATTGGCCACTGATAAATTGGGCACTTTGGGCATGAGTCTTGAAGGTTGTGCGGCCCGGGACCAATTTGTTTTGAAAATCTGCAAAATGAACGGAATCCCCGTTCAGTGCAGCATGGGCGGTGGTTATTCACAAGACATCAGAACCATTGTCGAAGCCCATGCCAACACGTTCAGGTCGGCACAGGAAATTTATTTTTAG
- a CDS encoding ferritin, which produces MLSKKVEKALNNQIRIEAESSQVYLSMASWAEVKGLEGVAGFMYGHSDEERMHMLKLVKYVNERGGHAIISDLKAPEIDFGTFQKMFQKLYDHEIFVSQSINELVHITLEEKDYATHNFLQWYVAEQLEEEALARTVLDKINLIGNDKGGLYLFDRDIQQLTVESAASDTLGE; this is translated from the coding sequence ATGTTATCCAAAAAAGTCGAAAAAGCACTTAATAATCAAATTCGAATAGAAGCCGAATCATCTCAAGTCTATTTATCCATGGCCTCATGGGCCGAGGTAAAGGGTCTGGAAGGCGTGGCCGGATTCATGTACGGCCATTCAGATGAAGAGCGTATGCACATGCTCAAACTGGTCAAATACGTGAACGAACGGGGCGGTCATGCCATTATATCGGATTTAAAAGCTCCGGAAATCGATTTTGGCACTTTTCAAAAGATGTTTCAAAAACTCTATGACCATGAAATATTCGTTTCTCAGAGCATCAATGAACTTGTGCACATCACTCTAGAGGAAAAAGATTATGCCACGCACAACTTTTTACAGTGGTATGTCGCCGAGCAATTGGAAGAAGAGGCTTTGGCCCGAACGGTTTTAGATAAGATCAACCTCATCGGAAACGACAAGGGCGGTCTTTACCTCTTTGACCGTGATATACAGCAACTTACCGTTGAAAGTGCCGCCTCTGACACGCTTGGTGAATAA
- a CDS encoding GNAT family N-acetyltransferase: MLIFRPIEFVVMPYQLIDNIEKKRYEFRVDEHTPIIEYIKTKDKIYLTHTEVPKGLEGKGIGKELVRQALEDIKAKGLTLVPLCPFVALFIKRNPEYKALVLKGINIA; the protein is encoded by the coding sequence ATGCTTATTTTTAGGCCTATTGAATTTGTGGTAATGCCGTATCAACTTATAGACAACATTGAAAAAAAACGGTATGAATTTCGCGTAGACGAACATACCCCCATAATCGAATACATCAAGACCAAAGACAAGATTTACCTTACCCATACCGAGGTGCCCAAAGGGTTGGAGGGAAAAGGCATTGGAAAGGAGCTGGTACGGCAAGCACTCGAAGACATCAAGGCCAAAGGGTTGACCCTTGTACCACTTTGTCCGTTCGTGGCCCTTTTCATTAAAAGGAACCCCGAGTACAAGGCCTTGGTGCTAAAGGGCATCAATATTGCATGA
- a CDS encoding YraN family protein, translated as MGKHNEFGKLGEQLAVDFLIRNGYQILRRNYRYLKGELDIVAKKDAVLSIVEVKSRSSDFIETIAETVNQKKIKLIVATADAFVTENNREEEVRFDIITILKKGTEYELEHIEDAFYHF; from the coding sequence ATGGGAAAACACAATGAATTTGGGAAGCTGGGAGAGCAATTGGCAGTAGACTTTTTAATCAGGAACGGCTACCAAATTCTACGGCGCAATTATCGGTATCTGAAAGGAGAACTTGATATCGTAGCCAAAAAGGATGCTGTTCTTTCCATTGTAGAGGTCAAATCGCGTAGCTCTGATTTCATTGAAACTATTGCCGAAACAGTGAACCAAAAAAAAATCAAGCTGATCGTCGCCACTGCAGATGCCTTTGTGACCGAAAACAATCGAGAAGAAGAGGTACGGTTTGATATCATCACTATCCTCAAAAAAGGAACGGAATACGAGCTTGAACATATAGAGGACGCCTTCTATCATTTTTAA
- a CDS encoding DUF1800 family protein, which yields MEFFVNCNTSTLAPYTTPLDNLRAQHLYRRLGFSASVQTIDQAVGQTADTLVDQLVNEAINAAPIPPPAWANWTDANYPEDDDAAGQLRRQQLEEFRTTYGNALLDNNLRDRLSFFWSNHFVTELDVYNCNSFLYEYINCLQRNALGNFKTFVSEIGLTSAMLRYLDGAFNNRNSPNENYARELYELFTLGEGIGYTEEDIIETSRALTGYVNRGEVGCTMITFDPEQFDADAKTIMGQTGNWGYDDVIDILFNERADQIAFFICKKLYIYFVHPDALAAEAQPIITGLANTFVANNFELAPVLRQLFKSQHFFDETAIGVIIKSPFDLYLNFIKETDFAYDDGTVINAVDACRLIGQEMFDPVDVAGWQRDRQWINTNFIIGRWLTMEVFLERFFQADPEQFRALAVSAVDPADSNTSNPEIVVRALVDKFTPKGLLTDQDLRNAIDAFIAGVQENYYSPDFIDGGLSLWMLGISVEVPMQVYNLLRHLTREPEFQLK from the coding sequence ATGGAATTCTTTGTTAATTGCAACACCTCGACCTTAGCGCCGTACACGACACCCTTAGACAATCTTAGGGCCCAACACCTATATCGTAGGTTGGGTTTCAGTGCGTCGGTGCAGACCATTGACCAAGCGGTTGGCCAAACGGCCGATACGCTGGTAGACCAACTTGTTAATGAAGCGATCAATGCCGCTCCGATTCCACCACCCGCTTGGGCCAATTGGACAGATGCCAACTATCCGGAAGATGACGATGCCGCAGGTCAGCTTAGAAGACAACAACTAGAAGAGTTCAGAACCACTTATGGCAACGCTTTGTTGGACAACAACCTTAGAGACCGTTTGAGTTTCTTCTGGAGCAACCATTTCGTGACCGAACTCGACGTGTACAATTGTAACTCATTTTTATATGAGTACATAAACTGTCTTCAGCGAAATGCTTTGGGCAACTTCAAGACCTTCGTTTCAGAAATCGGATTGACCAGTGCCATGCTCCGCTATCTCGACGGCGCTTTCAATAATAGAAACAGTCCGAACGAAAACTATGCCCGAGAGCTTTATGAGCTGTTCACACTTGGCGAGGGCATTGGTTACACCGAAGAAGATATCATCGAGACATCAAGGGCCCTGACAGGTTATGTCAACAGGGGCGAGGTAGGTTGTACCATGATTACCTTCGACCCTGAACAGTTTGATGCCGATGCCAAGACCATTATGGGGCAAACGGGAAATTGGGGCTATGACGATGTCATCGATATTCTCTTTAATGAGCGTGCCGACCAAATCGCTTTCTTTATCTGTAAAAAGCTCTATATATACTTTGTGCACCCAGATGCCCTGGCCGCCGAGGCACAACCTATCATCACGGGCTTGGCAAATACATTTGTGGCCAACAATTTTGAACTTGCCCCCGTTTTGAGGCAACTGTTCAAGAGTCAACACTTTTTTGATGAAACGGCAATCGGTGTCATTATCAAGAGTCCGTTCGATCTGTATCTCAATTTTATCAAAGAAACAGATTTTGCCTATGATGACGGTACGGTCATCAATGCTGTTGATGCCTGTCGATTGATCGGGCAAGAAATGTTCGATCCCGTCGATGTTGCGGGTTGGCAACGCGATCGCCAGTGGATCAACACCAATTTCATCATCGGCCGTTGGTTGACCATGGAGGTGTTCTTAGAACGCTTCTTTCAAGCAGACCCTGAACAGTTCAGGGCCTTGGCCGTAAGTGCGGTCGACCCTGCTGACAGCAACACCAGCAATCCCGAAATCGTTGTTCGGGCCCTAGTAGACAAATTCACGCCAAAAGGTTTGTTGACAGACCAAGATCTGAGAAATGCGATAGATGCCTTTATCGCTGGCGTGCAAGAAAACTACTATTCTCCAGATTTTATTGATGGCGGACTGAGTCTATGGATGCTTGGAATCAGTGTAGAGGTTCCGATGCAAGTATATAATCTACTCCGTCATTTGACCAGAGAACCCGAATTTCAATTAAAATAA